Proteins from one Alysiella filiformis genomic window:
- a CDS encoding shikimate kinase has product MPAMDKFIAGNLFLVGLMGAGKTTLGKQFASLHGSRFYDSDQFLCEKTGVSIPTIFELEGEVGFRERESAVIDELTRLDNIVLATGGGAVLRADNRAMLRERGTVVYLHVLPETLIARTGNDRNRPLLQVADPLQKMRDLYALRDPIYREVAHVLVDVGNESLHETFAKLQSEWVKLNMN; this is encoded by the coding sequence ATGCCTGCTATGGATAAATTCATAGCAGGCAATCTTTTTTTGGTCGGTTTGATGGGTGCGGGCAAAACCACTTTGGGCAAGCAATTTGCCAGTTTGCACGGCAGCCGTTTTTATGACAGCGACCAGTTTTTGTGTGAAAAAACGGGTGTGAGCATTCCCACCATTTTTGAGCTGGAAGGCGAAGTGGGTTTTCGGGAACGTGAAAGCGCGGTTATTGATGAATTGACGCGCTTGGACAATATTGTGTTGGCAACGGGTGGTGGTGCGGTTTTGCGCGCGGATAACCGAGCCATGTTGCGTGAACGTGGTACGGTGGTTTATTTGCATGTGCTGCCTGAAACGCTGATTGCGCGAACGGGCAATGACCGCAATCGCCCTTTGTTGCAAGTGGCTGACCCACTTCAAAAAATGCGTGATTTGTATGCTTTGCGCGACCCCATTTATCGTGAAGTGGCGCATGTGCTTGTGGACGTGGGCAATGAATCTTTGCATGAAACGTTTGCAAAATTGCAAAGTGAATGGGTTAAATTGAATATGAACTAG
- a CDS encoding sugar transporter, whose translation MFQIKNEEQAGVWRVLALAVAAFIFNTTEFIPVALLSDIGATFAMPVADTGLMMTVYAWTVSLMSLPFMLMTAKWERRRLLIVLFAVFIVGHILTVLAWRFEVLLLARIVVALAHSVFWAITAALVMRVAPKGKEQLALSWLSMGSSLAMILGLPLGRILGQMLGWRSTFVVIAIMALIILFLLWKLLPKLPSENSGSLKSLPLLAQRPMLLSIYAITAIGVTAHFTTYSYIEPFMLQIGNINPNMTTVILLMFGISGMVASWLFGRFHQRQPYAFMVAALVLMMLSLVVLLPFSGSPPALFAVVITWGLGIGCLTLSMLVRVLQYASDATDVATAIYSGIFNIGIGGGALLGGMVMKHSGLGNIAWVSSALALLALMIFVCAHRKYGSNLPSGNSDTPILPH comes from the coding sequence ATGTTTCAAATCAAAAATGAAGAACAAGCTGGCGTGTGGCGCGTGTTGGCGTTGGCGGTAGCGGCATTTATTTTCAACACCACCGAATTTATTCCAGTTGCATTGCTTTCAGATATTGGCGCGACTTTTGCCATGCCCGTTGCCGACACGGGCTTGATGATGACGGTGTATGCGTGGACGGTTAGCCTGATGTCGCTGCCCTTTATGCTGATGACCGCCAAATGGGAACGCCGCCGTTTGCTGATTGTGTTGTTTGCCGTGTTCATTGTGGGGCATATTTTGACGGTGCTGGCGTGGCGATTTGAAGTGCTGCTGTTGGCGCGGATTGTGGTGGCATTGGCGCATTCGGTGTTTTGGGCGATTACGGCGGCTTTGGTCATGCGTGTTGCGCCCAAAGGCAAGGAGCAGTTGGCATTGAGTTGGCTGTCTATGGGCAGTTCGTTGGCGATGATTTTGGGTTTGCCTTTGGGGCGGATTTTGGGACAAATGCTGGGCTGGCGCAGCACTTTTGTGGTGATTGCGATAATGGCACTCATCATTTTGTTTTTACTTTGGAAATTGTTGCCCAAATTGCCCAGCGAAAATTCAGGCAGCCTGAAAAGTCTGCCGCTTTTGGCGCAACGCCCCATGTTGTTGAGCATTTACGCGATTACCGCGATTGGCGTAACCGCCCATTTCACCACATACAGCTACATTGAGCCATTTATGTTGCAAATTGGCAACATCAATCCCAATATGACCACCGTCATTTTGCTGATGTTTGGCATATCGGGCATGGTGGCAAGTTGGTTGTTTGGGCGATTTCATCAACGGCAGCCGTATGCGTTTATGGTTGCCGCATTGGTGTTGATGATGTTGTCGCTGGTGGTGTTGCTGCCTTTTTCAGGCAGCCCCCCTGCCCTGTTTGCCGTGGTCATCACTTGGGGTTTGGGCATAGGGTGTTTAACGTTGAGCATGCTGGTGCGCGTGTTGCAATACGCCTCCGATGCCACCGATGTTGCCACCGCCATTTATTCGGGCATTTTCAATATTGGCATAGGTGGCGGCGCATTGCTGGGTGGCATGGTGATGAAACATTCGGGCTTGGGCAATATTGCGTGGGTCAGCAGCGCATTGGCTTTATTGGCTTTGATGATTTTTGTTTGCGCCCATCGCAAATATGGCAGCAATTTGCCAAGTGGCAACAGCGATACACCGATTTTACCGCATTAA
- the ttcA gene encoding tRNA 2-thiocytidine(32) synthetase TtcA: MSKKSKTELENNKLNKRLRHAVGDAINDFNMIEHGDKIMVCLSGGKDSYALLDILRQLQASAPIDFELIAVNLDQKQPNFPEHVLPEYLQSIGVPYKIVQEDTYSVVKRVIEEGKTTCSLCSRLRRGVLYRTAKELGCTKIALGHHRDDILQTLFLNMFYGGKLKAMPPKLVSDNGEHIVIRPLAYVKEKDLERYAELKQFPIIPCNLCGSQPNLQRQVIKDLLNDWDKRFPGRIESMFSALQNVVPSHLADTELFDFAGLQRGQNLKHGGDLAFDGEEISFSGSLNRDDDENETPSPKKIINILASKPKTACG, translated from the coding sequence ATGTCCAAAAAATCCAAAACAGAACTGGAAAACAACAAACTAAACAAACGTTTACGCCATGCCGTTGGCGATGCGATTAACGATTTCAACATGATAGAACACGGCGACAAAATCATGGTCTGCCTGTCGGGTGGCAAAGACAGCTACGCGCTTTTGGACATTTTGCGCCAATTACAAGCGTCCGCGCCCATTGATTTTGAACTGATTGCCGTGAATCTTGACCAAAAACAGCCCAATTTTCCCGAACATGTGCTGCCTGAATATTTGCAAAGCATAGGCGTGCCATACAAAATCGTGCAAGAAGACACCTATTCGGTGGTCAAGCGCGTGATTGAAGAGGGCAAAACCACCTGTTCGCTGTGCAGCCGATTGCGGCGCGGTGTGCTGTATCGCACCGCCAAAGAATTGGGTTGCACCAAAATCGCTTTGGGGCATCACCGCGATGACATTTTGCAAACCCTGTTTTTGAACATGTTTTACGGTGGCAAACTCAAAGCCATGCCGCCTAAGCTGGTGTCGGACAATGGCGAACACATCGTCATTCGCCCTTTGGCTTATGTGAAAGAAAAAGATTTGGAACGCTATGCCGAGCTGAAACAGTTTCCCATTATTCCGTGCAATTTGTGCGGTTCACAGCCGAATTTGCAACGCCAAGTGATTAAAGATTTGCTCAACGATTGGGACAAGCGTTTTCCAGGGCGGATTGAATCCATGTTTTCCGCTTTGCAAAATGTGGTGCCATCGCATTTGGCAGATACGGAACTGTTTGATTTTGCAGGATTGCAGCGCGGTCAAAATTTGAAACACGGTGGCGATTTGGCATTTGATGGCGAAGAGATTTCATTTTCAGGCAGCCTGAACCGCGATGACGATGAAAACGAAACCCCATCGCCCAAAAAAATCATCAACATTTTGGCAAGCAAGCCCAAAACAGCTTGCGGTTGA
- a CDS encoding amino acid ABC transporter permease, with protein MIKEMLGALPFMTDARTQLMMDAFMPMLKAGVLVSFPLAIASFIFGIAIAVGVALVRVSPSEHWWHKILLRLTQIYVSIIRGTPLLVQISIVFYGLPALGIFIDPIPAAIIGFSLNTGAYASETIRAAILSVPKGQWEAGFSIGMTYMQTFRRIIAPQAVRVAVPPLSNDFIGLFKNTSLASVVTVTEMFRVAQQYANLSYDFLPIYIEAAVIYWCFCMILFKIQAKIEQHFNRHIAR; from the coding sequence ATGATAAAAGAAATGCTTGGGGCATTGCCCTTTATGACCGATGCCCGCACCCAGTTGATGATGGACGCATTCATGCCCATGCTCAAAGCAGGGGTGTTGGTGTCGTTTCCCTTGGCGATTGCCTCGTTCATTTTCGGCATTGCCATAGCCGTGGGTGTGGCGTTGGTGCGCGTGTCGCCATCGGAACATTGGTGGCACAAAATTCTGCTGCGTTTAACGCAAATCTACGTTTCCATTATTCGCGGTACGCCCTTGCTGGTGCAAATTTCCATTGTGTTTTACGGGCTGCCTGCGCTGGGCATTTTCATTGACCCCATTCCCGCCGCGATTATCGGATTTTCATTGAATACAGGGGCTTACGCATCGGAAACCATACGCGCCGCCATTTTGTCTGTACCCAAAGGGCAATGGGAGGCAGGTTTTTCCATCGGCATGACGTATATGCAAACCTTTCGCCGCATCATTGCGCCACAAGCCGTGCGCGTTGCCGTGCCACCGTTGAGCAATGATTTTATTGGTTTATTCAAAAACACCTCGCTGGCATCGGTGGTAACCGTTACCGAAATGTTCCGCGTGGCGCAACAATATGCCAATTTGTCCTACGATTTTTTGCCGATTTACATTGAAGCGGCGGTCATTTACTGGTGTTTCTGCATGATTTTATTCAAAATTCAAGCCAAAATTGAACAACATTTCAACCGCCACATTGCGCGATAA
- a CDS encoding amino acid ABC transporter ATP-binding protein, whose product MIKIRNIHKTFGNNTILRGVDLDIIKGQVVVILGPSGSGKTTFLRCLNALEIPEQGSISFEHDPKLSLDFAQNPSKKDILALRRKSGMVFQQYNLFPHKTALENVMEAPVQVQGKSPEQASTLALNLLEKVGLADKADLYPHQLSGGQQQRVGIARALALQPTLMLFDEPTSALDPELVQDVLATMKELANEGWTMVVVTHEIKFALDVADVVVVMDGGTIVEQGFPDDLFANPQHERTRSFLSRINMAK is encoded by the coding sequence ATGATAAAAATCAGAAACATACACAAAACATTCGGCAACAACACCATATTGCGCGGCGTGGATTTGGACATCATCAAAGGACAAGTTGTCGTGATTTTAGGGCCTTCGGGTTCGGGCAAAACCACCTTTTTGCGCTGCCTGAACGCGCTGGAAATTCCCGAACAAGGCAGCATCAGCTTTGAACACGACCCCAAATTAAGCCTTGATTTTGCACAAAATCCCAGCAAAAAAGACATTTTGGCATTGCGCCGCAAATCGGGCATGGTGTTTCAACAATACAATCTGTTTCCACACAAAACCGCGCTGGAAAATGTGATGGAAGCCCCCGTGCAGGTGCAAGGCAAATCGCCCGAACAAGCCAGCACTTTGGCATTGAATTTATTGGAAAAAGTGGGTTTGGCAGACAAAGCCGATTTGTATCCCCACCAATTATCGGGTGGGCAGCAACAGCGCGTGGGCATTGCGCGGGCATTGGCATTGCAGCCCACACTCATGCTGTTTGATGAGCCAACTTCCGCGCTAGACCCCGAATTGGTGCAAGATGTGCTGGCAACCATGAAAGAACTCGCCAATGAAGGCTGGACGATGGTGGTGGTAACGCACGAAATCAAATTTGCGCTGGACGTTGCCGATGTGGTGGTGGTCATGGACGGTGGCACGATAGTGGAACAGGGTTTTCCAGATGATTTGTTTGCCAATCCGCAACACGAACGCACACGCAGCTTTTTGAGCCGAATCAATATGGCAAAATGA
- a CDS encoding ABC-F family ATPase — protein MISTNNITMQFGAKPLFENVSVKFGEGNRYGLIGANGSGKSTFMKILGGDLEQTSGEVAIEHGVRLGKLRQDQFAYEEMRVLDVVLMGHSEMWAAMTERDAIYANPEATDEDYMKAADLEAKFAEYDGYTAEARAGELLLGVGIEENLHNATMAEVAPGFKLRVLLAQALFSKPDVLLLDEPTNNLDINTIRWLENMLNQYDSTMIIISHDRHFLNEVCTHMADLDYNTITIYPGNYDDYMLASAQSRERALKDNAKAKEKLQELQEFVARFSANKSKARQATSRLKQADKIKAEMVEVKPSTRQNPYIRFETDEKNKLHRQAVEVENLSKSFDNTLFEKLNFILEAGQRLAIIGPNGAGKSTLLKLLAGAFDAQYSDVQADSGSIKWAEKATIGYYPQDHENDFDVEMDLTQWMRQWGQEGDDEQVIRGTLGRLLFGGNDVVKQVKVLSGGEKGRMLYGKLLLLKPNVLIMDEPTNHMDMESIESLNMALEKYKGTLIFVSHDRQFVSSLATQIIELDGKGGYEYYLGDYESYLDKKGLNS, from the coding sequence ATGATTTCCACCAACAACATCACCATGCAATTTGGCGCAAAGCCTTTATTTGAAAACGTTTCCGTGAAATTTGGCGAAGGCAACCGCTACGGCTTGATTGGCGCAAACGGTTCGGGCAAATCCACGTTTATGAAAATTTTGGGCGGCGATTTGGAGCAAACAAGCGGCGAAGTGGCGATTGAACACGGCGTACGCTTGGGTAAATTGCGCCAAGACCAATTCGCCTACGAAGAAATGCGCGTGTTGGACGTGGTGTTGATGGGACACAGCGAAATGTGGGCAGCCATGACCGAGCGCGATGCCATTTACGCCAACCCCGAAGCCACCGATGAAGATTACATGAAAGCGGCTGATTTGGAAGCCAAATTTGCCGAATACGATGGCTACACCGCCGAAGCCCGTGCAGGCGAATTGTTGCTGGGTGTGGGCATTGAAGAGAATTTGCACAACGCAACCATGGCGGAAGTCGCCCCTGGTTTTAAATTGCGCGTGTTGCTGGCGCAAGCCCTGTTTTCCAAACCCGATGTTTTGCTGCTGGACGAGCCGACCAATAACTTGGACATCAACACCATTCGCTGGCTGGAAAATATGTTAAATCAATATGATAGCACCATGATTATCATCAGCCACGACCGCCATTTCCTGAACGAAGTTTGCACCCACATGGCGGATTTGGACTACAACACCATTACCATCTACCCTGGTAACTACGATGATTACATGCTGGCAAGCGCACAATCACGCGAACGTGCTTTGAAAGACAATGCCAAAGCCAAAGAAAAATTGCAAGAATTACAAGAGTTTGTGGCGCGTTTCTCTGCCAACAAATCCAAAGCGCGTCAAGCCACTTCGCGTTTGAAACAGGCGGACAAAATCAAGGCGGAAATGGTGGAAGTGAAACCTTCTACGCGCCAAAATCCCTATATCCGCTTTGAAACGGACGAGAAAAACAAATTGCACCGTCAAGCGGTGGAAGTGGAAAACTTGTCCAAATCTTTTGATAACACTTTGTTTGAAAAATTGAATTTCATTTTGGAAGCAGGACAGCGTTTGGCGATTATTGGTCCAAACGGTGCAGGTAAATCCACTTTGCTGAAATTGCTGGCTGGGGCGTTTGACGCGCAATATTCTGATGTGCAAGCCGATTCAGGCAGCATTAAATGGGCTGAAAAAGCAACCATCGGCTATTATCCGCAAGACCACGAAAACGATTTTGATGTGGAAATGGATTTGACCCAATGGATGCGCCAATGGGGACAAGAAGGCGATGATGAACAAGTGATTCGCGGTACTTTGGGGCGTTTGCTGTTTGGCGGCAACGATGTGGTCAAGCAAGTGAAGGTGTTGTCAGGTGGCGAAAAAGGGCGCATGCTCTACGGTAAGTTGTTGCTTTTGAAACCGAATGTGCTGATTATGGACGAACCCACCAACCACATGGACATGGAAAGCATTGAATCGCTGAACATGGCTTTGGAAAAATACAAAGGCACGCTGATTTTTGTGTCGCATGACCGCCAGTTTGTGTCGTCTTTGGCTACGCAAATCATTGAGTTAGATGGCAAAGGTGGCTATGAATATTATTTGGGCGATTATGAAAGCTATTTGGACAAAAAGGGTTTGAACAGCTAA
- a CDS encoding IS630 family transposase (programmed frameshift), with product MAHSTELRNKALSYYEQCKNISKVAQAYQISRNTLYLWIRLKAQTGSLNHQVKGQNANKLNSQKLAEHIQQHPDAYLHEIAEHFNCSKSAIFYALKRIGITRKKRPTTYKEQDPNKVKDYLNQLAEFFDYQRVYLDETGFDTYLFRPYARSPKGQVIKAQISGKKYQRLSLVAAQVGNKLIAPMIYQNTMTSAFFETWFEQCLLPILNKKSVIILDNARFHRMGILREMAHKWGHKILPLAPYSPELNPIERTWANIKRYMRAILPSGRHFTDTLVSYSYFN from the exons ATGGCACATTCAACAGAACTGCGAAATAAAGCATTAAGCTATTATGAACAATGCAAAAATATCAGTAAAGTCGCCCAAGCTTACCAAATATCCAGAAATACGCTTTACCTATGGATACGCTTGAAAGCGCAAACAGGCAGCTTAAATCATCAAGTAAAGGGGCAAAATGCCAATAAATTGAACAGCCAAAAATTGGCTGAACATATACAACAACACCCTGATGCTTATTTGCATGAAATAGCTGAACATTTTAATTGTTCAAAATCAGCCATTTTTTATGCACTCAAAAGAATAGGTATCACGCGTAAAAAAAGAC CCACCACATACAAAGAACAAGACCCAAATAAAGTAAAAGATTATTTAAATCAACTGGCTGAATTTTTTGACTATCAGCGTGTTTATTTGGATGAAACGGGATTTGATACTTACTTATTTCGTCCTTATGCGCGTAGCCCAAAGGGGCAGGTCATCAAAGCCCAAATCAGTGGTAAAAAGTACCAACGCTTATCGCTTGTTGCCGCACAAGTCGGCAACAAACTGATTGCCCCTATGATTTATCAAAACACAATGACCAGTGCTTTTTTTGAAACATGGTTTGAGCAATGTTTATTGCCTATTTTAAATAAAAAATCTGTCATTATTTTGGATAATGCACGATTTCATCGTATGGGTATTTTGCGTGAAATGGCGCACAAATGGGGGCATAAAATCTTGCCGCTTGCACCTTATTCACCAGAGCTTAATCCCATAGAACGGACATGGGCAAACATCAAGAGATATATGCGAGCCATTTTACCTAGTGGAAGGCATTTTACTGATACGTTAGTGTCCTATTCTTATTTTAACTGA
- a CDS encoding 2,3-bisphosphoglycerate-dependent phosphoglycerate mutase, with translation MMNKIWQAVLGMVFLLGGLTHPVYANHLSENQEITLVLLRHGESTFNLEKRFSGWSNIDLTPKGVLQAQKAGEQMKKAGLKFDEVHTSVLQRAIKTAWASMAVMGDVHTPQTGYWRLNERHYGDLEGKTHAEMIAKEGEKKVKTWRRSLDVAPPPLSDGDVRSPAREAQYAHIDPRILPKGESLQDTVTRIAPYWNDHLRPALYQGKNILVVSHSSALKALTYWIENDIQPKDLPTLELPNATPVVYRLKIKGNQIQIVNKAILGKADSE, from the coding sequence ATGATGAACAAAATCTGGCAAGCTGTATTGGGCATGGTATTTTTATTGGGTGGATTAACCCACCCTGTTTATGCCAATCATCTTTCTGAAAATCAGGAAATCACATTGGTTTTGCTGAGACATGGGGAAAGCACATTTAACTTGGAGAAACGCTTTTCAGGTTGGAGTAACATTGATTTGACCCCAAAAGGTGTTTTGCAAGCCCAAAAAGCGGGCGAACAAATGAAAAAGGCAGGCTTAAAATTTGATGAAGTCCACACCTCTGTCTTGCAACGTGCCATCAAAACCGCATGGGCAAGCATGGCTGTGATGGGCGATGTGCATACCCCACAAACGGGATACTGGCGTTTAAATGAACGTCATTATGGCGATTTAGAAGGCAAAACCCATGCGGAAATGATTGCCAAAGAAGGCGAGAAAAAAGTCAAAACATGGCGCAGAAGTTTGGATGTTGCGCCACCGCCTTTGTCCGATGGTGATGTGCGTTCGCCCGCTCGTGAAGCCCAATATGCCCATATTGACCCACGAATTTTGCCCAAAGGCGAAAGTTTGCAAGATACGGTAACGCGCATTGCCCCTTATTGGAATGACCATTTGCGTCCTGCTTTGTATCAAGGTAAAAATATTTTGGTGGTTTCCCACAGTAGCGCATTAAAAGCATTAACTTATTGGATTGAAAACGATATTCAACCCAAAGATTTGCCAACACTGGAACTGCCCAATGCCACGCCTGTGGTTTATCGTTTAAAAATCAAGGGCAATCAAATTCAAATCGTGAACAAAGCCATTTTGGGTAAAGCCGATTCTGAATGA
- a CDS encoding CAP domain-containing protein — MRNGKIFLMMSVLLLAACAKPVQSTQHRTTWQMDTPQHMLNLINQARSQARKCGNQHFAAAPPLAWSVKLERAATLHAQDMAKHNYYSHIGRDQSTFAQRIQAQGYQYSGIAENIYAHPMTAELAMEGWLKSEGHCRNLMNPQFTHVGMGMGYNPNSDWQTYWVQNFAHPLRFE; from the coding sequence ATGAGAAATGGAAAAATCTTTTTAATGATGAGTGTGTTGCTGTTGGCTGCTTGTGCCAAGCCCGTCCAGTCTACCCAACATCGCACCACATGGCAAATGGACACGCCACAACACATGTTGAATTTGATTAACCAAGCCCGTTCGCAAGCGCGAAAATGTGGCAATCAGCATTTTGCCGCCGCACCGCCTTTGGCTTGGAGTGTGAAATTGGAACGCGCTGCCACACTACACGCACAAGATATGGCAAAACACAATTATTACAGCCACATAGGTAGAGACCAAAGCACATTTGCCCAAAGGATTCAGGCGCAAGGCTATCAATATTCTGGCATTGCTGAAAACATTTACGCCCACCCCATGACCGCAGAATTGGCAATGGAAGGCTGGCTGAAAAGCGAGGGGCATTGTCGCAATTTGATGAATCCGCAATTTACCCATGTGGGTATGGGCATGGGCTACAATCCCAATTCAGATTGGCAAACCTATTGGGTACAAAATTTCGCCCACCCTTTGCGATTTGAATGA
- a CDS encoding transporter substrate-binding domain-containing protein, translated as MFKNIFLISTLSGFLMACNGNTTTEPPKENPPASSPVAATSHAASATASNESNPNWQTLMVATEASYPPFQHKDESGQPIGFEVELMKEVAKAAQFNVHIVHTERKMWRETLSAGNFDVWSSSFTISDKDADVADFSDPFLQVQNVVYVLDNEKNAAIKDSSGLKGKKISISKYSKSAPQVVGQLTGSPDLAIPADTFYLALKNVYAGQTDGVFGQDLVLGYYAREHGMKTKSIDIGEKKKSLAFVVKKGNQAVLKKLNEGLAIIKANGVYDALVKKYF; from the coding sequence ATGTTCAAAAACATTTTTCTTATCAGCACGTTGTCTGGTTTTTTAATGGCGTGCAATGGCAATACAACCACCGAACCTCCCAAAGAGAATCCACCTGCATCGTCTCCTGTTGCAGCGACATCTCATGCGGCTTCTGCCACAGCCAGTAATGAATCCAATCCCAATTGGCAAACATTGATGGTGGCAACAGAAGCCAGTTATCCACCCTTTCAACATAAAGACGAATCAGGACAACCCATTGGCTTTGAAGTTGAATTAATGAAAGAAGTGGCAAAAGCAGCTCAATTTAATGTTCATATTGTCCATACCGAACGAAAAATGTGGCGTGAAACATTAAGTGCAGGTAATTTTGATGTGTGGTCGTCCAGCTTTACCATTTCTGATAAAGATGCTGATGTGGCAGATTTCAGCGACCCTTTTTTGCAAGTACAAAATGTGGTTTATGTGTTGGATAATGAGAAAAATGCTGCTATTAAAGATTCCAGTGGCTTAAAAGGCAAAAAAATCAGTATCAGTAAATACAGCAAATCTGCGCCACAAGTGGTGGGGCAATTGACAGGTTCGCCCGATTTGGCTATTCCTGCCGATACTTTCTATTTGGCTTTAAAAAATGTTTATGCAGGTCAAACAGATGGCGTATTTGGGCAAGATTTGGTACTGGGCTATTATGCCCGAGAGCATGGCATGAAAACCAAATCCATCGACATTGGTGAGAAGAAAAAATCACTGGCTTTTGTCGTGAAAAAAGGCAATCAAGCTGTATTGAAAAAACTGAATGAGGGCTTGGCTATCATTAAAGCCAATGGCGTTTACGATGCTTTGGTTAAAAAATATTTTTGA
- the groL gene encoding chaperonin GroEL (60 kDa chaperone family; promotes refolding of misfolded polypeptides especially under stressful conditions; forms two stacked rings of heptamers to form a barrel-shaped 14mer; ends can be capped by GroES; misfolded proteins enter the barrel where they are refolded when GroES binds) — translation MAAKDVQFGTDVRAKMVNGVNVLANAVRVTLGPKGRNVVLDRSFGGPHITKDGVSVAKEIELKDKFENMGAQMVKEVASKTNDVAGDGTTTATVLAQAIVAEGMKYVTAGMNPTDLKRGIDKAVAALVDELANIAKPCETYEQIAQVGSISANSDEQVGKIIADAMQEVGKEGVITVEDGKSLENELEVVKGMQFDRGYLSPYFVNDVEKQIAGLDNPFVLLFDKKISNIRDLLPVLEQVAKTSRPLLIIAEDVEGEALATLVVNSIRGILKTVAVKAPGFGDRRKAMLQDIAILTGATVIAEEVGLTLEAATLEHLGQAKRIEISKENTTIIDGFGDKAHVDARVAEIRQQIEVATSDYDKEKLQERVAKLAGGVAVIKVGAATEVEMKEKKDRVDDALHATRAAVEEGVVAGGGVALLRARAALTKVHADNADQEAGVKIVLRAVESPLRQIVANAGGEASVVVNKVLEGEGNFGYNAGNDTYGDMIAMGVLDPAKVTRSALQHAASIAGLMLTTECMIADIPEDKPAAPDMGGMGGMGGMGGF, via the coding sequence ATGGCAGCAAAAGACGTACAATTCGGCACAGACGTTCGTGCCAAAATGGTCAATGGCGTAAACGTATTGGCAAATGCCGTGCGCGTAACTTTGGGCCCGAAAGGTCGCAATGTGGTGCTTGACCGTTCATTCGGCGGCCCCCACATCACCAAAGACGGCGTGTCTGTGGCAAAAGAAATTGAATTGAAAGACAAATTTGAAAACATGGGCGCACAAATGGTTAAAGAAGTTGCGTCCAAAACCAACGATGTGGCAGGCGATGGCACCACCACCGCCACCGTATTGGCACAAGCCATTGTTGCCGAAGGCATGAAATACGTTACCGCAGGCATGAACCCCACCGACTTGAAACGCGGCATTGACAAAGCCGTAGCCGCCTTGGTGGACGAATTGGCAAACATCGCCAAACCTTGCGAAACCTACGAACAAATCGCCCAAGTTGGCTCAATTTCCGCCAATTCTGACGAACAAGTCGGCAAAATCATCGCAGACGCAATGCAAGAAGTCGGCAAAGAAGGCGTGATTACCGTAGAAGACGGCAAATCATTGGAAAATGAGTTGGAAGTGGTTAAAGGCATGCAGTTTGACCGTGGCTACTTGTCGCCTTATTTCGTGAACGATGTGGAAAAACAAATCGCTGGTTTGGACAACCCATTTGTGTTGTTGTTTGACAAAAAAATCAGCAACATCCGCGATTTGTTGCCCGTATTGGAGCAAGTTGCCAAAACTTCACGCCCCTTGTTGATTATCGCAGAAGACGTGGAAGGCGAAGCCTTGGCGACTTTGGTGGTAAACAGCATTCGCGGCATTTTGAAAACCGTTGCCGTGAAAGCCCCTGGTTTTGGCGACCGCCGCAAAGCCATGTTGCAAGACATCGCCATTTTGACTGGCGCAACCGTGATTGCCGAAGAAGTGGGTTTGACTTTGGAAGCCGCCACTTTGGAGCATTTGGGTCAAGCCAAACGCATTGAAATTTCAAAAGAAAACACCACCATCATTGACGGTTTTGGCGACAAAGCCCATGTTGATGCGCGTGTTGCCGAAATCCGCCAACAAATTGAAGTGGCAACCAGCGACTACGACAAAGAAAAATTGCAAGAGCGCGTAGCCAAATTGGCTGGTGGCGTGGCTGTGATTAAAGTGGGCGCGGCAACCGAAGTGGAAATGAAAGAGAAAAAAGACCGCGTTGATGACGCTTTGCACGCAACCCGTGCGGCTGTGGAAGAAGGCGTGGTGGCTGGCGGTGGCGTGGCATTGTTGCGCGCGCGTGCGGCTTTGACCAAAGTGCATGCCGATAATGCCGACCAAGAAGCTGGCGTGAAAATCGTGTTGCGTGCGGTGGAATCGCCATTGCGTCAAATCGTTGCCAATGCGGGCGGCGAAGCGTCTGTTGTGGTGAACAAAGTGTTGGAAGGCGAAGGCAACTTCGGCTACAACGCAGGCAACGACACTTATGGCGACATGATTGCCATGGGCGTGCTTGACCCTGCAAAAGTAACGCGCTCTGCTTTGCAACACGCGGCTTCTATCGCTGGCTTGATGCTGACCACCGAGTGCATGATTGCCGACATTCCCGAAGACAAACCTGCTGCACCTGATATGGGTGGCATGGGCGGTATGGGTGGCATGGGCGGTTTCTAA